The genomic window ACTCCCTCGGATCGGGGTAGGCCCATGTACGTCGGTGACCGTGTACCCAGCCTGGAGGAACAGGGGGGCGAAGTGAACGTTAGGTGCTCCTGTAGGTCTGGACGGTAAGTTGTGAGGAGTGCTGTAGCCAGCTATGGCACCCACGTGCCATGTTCCTGCCTGGAATCCTTCTTCGGGGTGGAGCGTCGGTATTCCTTCCTTCTCAACCGCGGGGGGATCTTGTGTATCGGCAAAGGCAAGGGTACGAGCGGCAATGAGTTCGGTCTCTCGCCCTAGCGTAACTGCCTGTGGAGAGGCTTCAGCCCAGGATATGGCAGGTGACAGGATTGCGAATACGGCCAGCCAGAAACAAACCGGTATACGCCTCAATCCATTGATCATAGAGGTCTCCTCTGGAGCGTAGGTGTCTTAGACATCATACCGTTCTTATCCATCCCGTCTTACCTTTTTGAGTCGCGCTGTAAACCGTCTCTCTTCCGGTAGGTCAGCCTGATTCGGTAGCTGATTGCCCGAGTACATGGCGATTTTTCCGTCTGCCTGCCCTTTATGCGCTCCCAGCCGATACAGACGAGCAACCCGGCCTTATCCTCACACTGGTCACTGATCATCGACTCTACCACTTCCAGGATCTCGAACCCGCCGCCTTGACAGCCGGGGTTTGAACAGGGGAGCATGGGTTCGAACGCACCGCCCGCCGCCCGCATTGAATGTGAGAAGGCCCCGCCTTCTGCCGGTGATCCCTCTCCGGCACGGGAGCACTCTTCCCACTCGACGGTCGCGGCTTCCACAGTCGGAAAGCGCTTGGCAGCGTTGCGGGTTCGTGGCACGACTGTCAGTTGGCGCCAGTCTTCACTCGGCGAGACTTCTGTGGGCTGGGCGCCGATAGAAACTCCTGATTGATCGGCATCCCTCGACGACACATTGGACAGTCCTTCGGGGTGTACGTCGGGAATTCCCGATCGACCAGCGTGAAAAAGGGAAATTTGAAATTCACCTTTCGGATCCGTCGCCAGAGGGTTCCGATCCCAACTACCGTTCCGCCTAGCGATTTGACCAGTTTAATAAGCTCCTTGACAGTCTCACCGGTAGTCACAATATCTTCGACAATCAGCACCTTGGGGTTACCGACAAAGTACTGCCGGAACTCTCTCGGAAGAGCGACCTGACTGGCGCCGGATCCATTGCGTTGCTTGTTGGCATAGATGAAGCGAGGTCGCAACGGATGGGCGCGCGCCACACAATGGCCCAGCAGCGAGGCACCGTAGCCGGTGGTAAGGACCAGATCGATTGGCTCTTCTCCAAAATGCTTGGCGATCACGTCTCCTAACCCTTCCGTGAAGGCTGGCTCGGTGGTGGCTAACGCCTTCTCCACATACTCCTGGGTGTGGCGTCCGGAGGATAATACGAAGTGATCGTTTGTGAGATACGCTCCGGTCCTGAGGATGATACCCCGGTTGATTCGCTCCAAGATCTCCGCTTCCATCAATACCTCTCACGCATTCTGGCTGTTCAGGTACCGGC from Candidatus Methylomirabilota bacterium includes these protein-coding regions:
- a CDS encoding acyloxyacyl hydrolase, translating into MINGLRRIPVCFWLAVFAILSPAISWAEASPQAVTLGRETELIAARTLAFADTQDPPAVEKEGIPTLHPEEGFQAGTWHVGAIAGYSTPHNLPSRPTGAPNVHFAPLFLQAGYTVTDVHGPTPIRGSLEAILEPTFLITATPKKTFGEGISILGRYNFVTGTRFVPFFSLGIGLLHWNLEISQPRTLQTHFNFTLQAGTGLHYFVTDHLAVTGEVRLFHISNAHRETPNIGINSTVYVLGASYFF